In one Sphingomonas sp. S1-29 genomic region, the following are encoded:
- the pstC gene encoding phosphate ABC transporter permease subunit PstC, giving the protein MTATALLLLIIGLALIGWLTARARATRLQGVGGKRLHSLPGQHGWYVAMWVAVPALVFLAFWSWLSPQLVNDAVLATPQAQSLPAAGFERSAILGEARNLAGTEGLGAFNPEAELLAPVFDSYMTSYAWIGTAIAVLLAFAGGAFAYTRIATDFRARTRVERAVMLALLVASLIAILTTLGIFLSLLFESARFFSIVPITDFLFGTNWAPQVINPADPGADLGAVPLFWGTFFIGAVIAMLVAIPFGLMSAIYLTQYAAPAVRKWMKPILEILAGVPTVVYGYFAALTVGPAIRDLAVSLGFTFASSESALSAGLVMGVMIIPFVSSMADDSIAAVPTSMRDGSLAMGATTSETIGRVLLPAALPGVVAGVLLAVSRAIGETMIVVMAASGAATITLNPFDSATTVTKQIVDLLTGEAEFDSPKTLAAFALGLTLFVITFLLNIVALRVVKRYREAYE; this is encoded by the coding sequence ATGACCGCTACCGCATTACTGTTGCTGATCATCGGGCTGGCGCTGATCGGCTGGCTCACCGCGCGGGCGCGCGCCACCCGGCTACAGGGCGTCGGCGGCAAGCGGCTCCACTCGCTGCCCGGCCAGCATGGCTGGTATGTCGCGATGTGGGTCGCGGTTCCTGCGCTGGTCTTCCTCGCCTTCTGGTCGTGGCTGAGCCCGCAGCTGGTGAACGATGCGGTGCTCGCGACGCCGCAGGCGCAGTCGCTGCCCGCTGCCGGGTTCGAGCGTTCGGCGATCCTCGGCGAGGCGCGCAACCTTGCGGGGACCGAAGGGCTGGGCGCGTTCAATCCCGAGGCCGAGCTGCTCGCCCCGGTCTTCGACAGCTATATGACCAGCTATGCCTGGATCGGTACCGCGATCGCGGTGCTGCTCGCCTTTGCCGGTGGCGCCTTTGCCTATACGCGGATCGCCACCGATTTCCGCGCGCGGACGCGGGTCGAGCGTGCGGTGATGCTCGCGCTGCTGGTGGCGTCGCTGATCGCGATCCTGACGACGCTCGGCATCTTCCTGTCGCTGCTGTTCGAAAGCGCGCGTTTCTTTTCGATCGTGCCGATCACCGATTTCCTGTTCGGCACCAATTGGGCGCCGCAGGTGATCAACCCCGCCGACCCCGGCGCTGACCTTGGCGCAGTGCCGCTGTTCTGGGGCACCTTCTTCATCGGCGCAGTGATCGCGATGCTGGTCGCCATCCCGTTCGGGCTGATGAGCGCGATCTATCTCACCCAATATGCCGCGCCGGCGGTGCGCAAATGGATGAAGCCGATCCTCGAAATCCTCGCGGGCGTTCCCACCGTGGTCTATGGCTATTTCGCCGCGCTCACCGTCGGCCCCGCGATCCGCGATCTTGCGGTGTCGCTGGGCTTCACCTTCGCGAGTTCGGAAAGCGCGCTGTCGGCGGGGCTGGTGATGGGGGTGATGATCATCCCCTTCGTCTCGTCAATGGCCGATGATTCGATCGCCGCGGTGCCAACCTCGATGCGCGACGGCAGCCTGGCGATGGGCGCGACGACGTCGGAGACGATCGGCCGCGTCTTGCTGCCCGCCGCCCTCCCCGGCGTCGTCGCCGGCGTGCTGCTCGCGGTGTCGCGCGCCATCGGCGAGACGATGATTGTCGTGATGGCCGCCAGCGGTGCGGCGACGATCACGCTCAACCCCTTCGACAGCGCGACCACCGTCACCAAGCAGATCGTCGACTTGCTGACCGGCGAGGCCGAATTCGACAGCCCCAAGACGCTCGCCGCCTTCGCGCTGGGGCTCACGCTGTTCGTGATCACGTTCCTCTTGAACATCGTCGCGCTTCGCGTCGTGAAGAGATACCGGGAAGCGTATGAGTAG
- a CDS encoding substrate-binding domain-containing protein, protein MLRIVAIASLSALALAACSDSRAAREEIRVVGSSTVYPFTTAVAEQFNNARPDMKSPVIESTGTGAGIKQFCAGIGPQFPDMLNASRRLYRSEYDDCQANGVRDILEIQVGIDGIALAESRNGPGLSFTLADIYRAVAANPGGKPNTARLWSEVNPAFPAIPIQVLGPPSTSGTRDAFVELILEPGCKAAVPEAAALEESDEEAYDKMCTRMRNDAAYVDKGENDNLIVQNLVTNPNAIGIFGFSYLEENMGRLKGSALNGIEPTYETISSGAYPSARPLYLYVKKQHIRPIPGLQSFLDDYVAAWGPDGPLVRKGMIAAPRDIRERSAEIVKRGIPLDPAVLK, encoded by the coding sequence ATGCTGCGTATCGTCGCCATCGCGAGCCTGAGTGCGCTCGCACTCGCCGCTTGCAGCGACAGCCGGGCCGCGCGCGAGGAAATCCGCGTCGTCGGCTCGTCGACCGTCTATCCCTTCACCACCGCGGTGGCCGAACAGTTCAACAATGCGCGCCCCGACATGAAATCGCCGGTGATCGAATCGACCGGCACCGGGGCGGGCATCAAGCAGTTCTGCGCCGGGATCGGCCCGCAATTCCCCGACATGCTCAACGCCTCGCGTCGGCTGTACCGGTCGGAATATGATGATTGCCAGGCCAATGGCGTGCGCGACATCCTCGAAATCCAGGTCGGGATCGACGGCATCGCGCTCGCCGAGTCGCGCAATGGCCCGGGGCTGTCATTCACCCTGGCCGACATCTATCGCGCGGTCGCCGCCAACCCCGGCGGCAAGCCCAACACCGCGCGGCTGTGGTCCGAAGTCAATCCCGCCTTCCCCGCGATCCCGATCCAGGTGCTCGGGCCGCCATCGACCAGCGGCACGCGCGACGCGTTCGTCGAGCTGATCCTCGAGCCCGGCTGCAAGGCGGCGGTGCCCGAGGCGGCCGCGCTCGAGGAGAGCGACGAAGAAGCCTATGACAAGATGTGCACGCGGATGCGCAACGACGCGGCCTATGTCGACAAGGGCGAGAACGACAATTTGATCGTGCAGAATCTGGTGACCAATCCCAATGCGATCGGGATCTTCGGCTTCAGCTACCTCGAAGAGAATATGGGCCGGTTGAAGGGCAGCGCGTTGAACGGCATCGAACCGACCTATGAAACCATCTCGTCGGGCGCCTATCCGAGCGCGCGGCCGCTCTATCTGTATGTGAAGAAGCAGCATATTCGCCCGATCCCCGGATTGCAGTCGTTCCTCGACGATTATGTCGCCGCCTGGGGACCCGATGGCCCGCTGGTGCGCAAGGGGATGATCGCCGCGCCGCGCGACATCCGCGAACGCTCGGCCGAGATCGTCAAGCGCGGCATTCCGCTCGATCCCGCGGTGCTCAAATGA
- a CDS encoding ATP-binding protein, translating to MLQGSGIRAALALGLAAVSALAGFVIGGSIESVAVALVGGIAAVLVAIGTGEDEAPPRVPEPLAPPPATPEPAIADVIAAIGEPMLVVAEKRVIRANAAAKTLLGQHILGEDVRLAIRHPAASERLVAAAGSRGDEPIHLVGLGTREQRWEMRVRELGDDVRIVHLVDRTGSYATDRIRVDFVANASHELRTPLASILGFIETLRDEAGDDAGIRDRFLKVMFDEANRMRRLIDDLMSLSRIEAEKYREPDTLVDLADLVEEVRSEIAAASNGRGGDLCSAIADVAPIKGDRAQLSQVLHNIVGNAMKYGRPGTPVTIQLRHDGGSMVRLSVTDEGEGIAPQHLPRLTERFYRIDSGRSRAMGGTGLGLSIVKHIVERHRGRLDIASTPGAGTVVTVLLPAGPVSSKRNVNVTEAP from the coding sequence ATGTTACAGGGGTCGGGGATTCGGGCGGCGCTTGCGCTGGGCCTGGCAGCGGTGAGCGCGCTCGCTGGTTTTGTCATCGGTGGCAGCATCGAATCGGTCGCGGTCGCGCTGGTCGGCGGGATCGCCGCGGTGCTGGTGGCGATCGGCACCGGCGAGGACGAGGCGCCGCCGCGGGTGCCCGAACCGCTCGCCCCGCCGCCCGCGACGCCCGAGCCAGCGATCGCCGACGTGATCGCGGCGATCGGCGAGCCGATGCTGGTCGTCGCCGAAAAGCGCGTCATCCGCGCCAACGCCGCCGCCAAGACATTGCTCGGCCAGCATATCCTGGGCGAAGACGTGCGGCTGGCGATCCGCCATCCCGCCGCCTCCGAACGGCTGGTCGCCGCCGCCGGATCGCGCGGCGACGAACCAATCCATCTGGTGGGGCTGGGCACGCGCGAGCAGCGCTGGGAAATGCGCGTGCGCGAACTCGGCGACGATGTGCGGATTGTCCATCTGGTCGACCGCACCGGCAGCTACGCCACCGATCGCATCCGCGTCGATTTCGTCGCCAATGCCAGCCACGAGCTGCGCACCCCGCTCGCCTCGATCCTGGGCTTCATCGAGACGTTGCGCGACGAAGCCGGCGACGATGCGGGTATCCGCGACCGCTTCCTGAAGGTGATGTTCGACGAAGCGAACCGGATGCGCCGGCTGATCGACGACCTGATGTCGCTCAGCCGGATCGAGGCCGAGAAATATCGCGAGCCCGATACGCTGGTCGACCTTGCCGACCTGGTCGAGGAGGTCCGCTCGGAGATCGCCGCCGCCAGCAACGGGCGCGGCGGTGACCTGTGCTCGGCGATCGCCGACGTCGCGCCGATCAAGGGCGACCGCGCGCAATTGAGCCAGGTGCTCCACAATATCGTCGGCAACGCGATGAAATATGGCCGGCCGGGCACCCCGGTGACGATCCAGCTGCGCCACGACGGCGGATCGATGGTCCGCCTGTCGGTGACTGACGAGGGCGAAGGCATCGCGCCGCAGCATCTGCCGCGGCTGACCGAGCGATTCTATCGTATCGATTCGGGACGCAGCCGCGCGATGGGGGGCACCGGGCTGGGCCTGTCGATCGTCAAGCACATCGTCGAGCGCCACCGCGGGCGGCTCGACATCGCCAGCACGCCGGGCGCGGGAACGGTGGTCACGGTATTGCTGCCGGCTGGACCCGTGTCATCAAAACGCAACGTCAATGTAACAGAGGCTCCGTGA
- a CDS encoding HPr-rel-A system PqqD family peptide chaperone: MPARYRASAREALRIVPLDLLTLIYHRASGQTHVVASPVPEILETLANEAMDVFALLSKLTADYDLGDADAEALAARLDELAAVGLVERG, from the coding sequence GTGCCCGCACGCTATCGGGCAAGCGCGCGCGAAGCGCTGCGGATCGTGCCGCTCGACCTGCTGACGCTGATCTATCACCGTGCTTCGGGGCAGACGCATGTCGTCGCTTCGCCGGTGCCCGAAATCCTCGAGACGCTGGCGAACGAGGCGATGGACGTCTTCGCGCTGCTGTCAAAGCTCACCGCCGACTATGACCTGGGCGATGCCGACGCCGAGGCGCTTGCGGCGCGGCTCGACGAACTCGCGGCGGTCGGGCTGGTCGAACGCGGGTGA
- a CDS encoding HprK-related kinase A, which yields MRHVFHVRIGPVGFRVGSDWRQPIAQLETLYRDYPKPDHGIPDFSVRLFAARPWRRFVRPAVMIGGDYTIPDAAPLPLSLGLLAAEMGMNLQMALAQRRYLLLHASCVERDGRAVLMTGISGAGKSTLAALLMARGWRLMGDEFALVDPETGLVHGFPRLVSLKNESVAVVEAALPRARFGPLQSETPKGDIRHLVPDADSIARMAEPARAAAILFPRFGFEAAQRSVLPSETFVRLTQASTNYVAMGERGFDALTALVRGVPAVGIDYPDAATAVAQVEAVAA from the coding sequence GTGAGGCACGTCTTTCACGTCAGGATCGGGCCGGTCGGCTTTCGCGTCGGATCGGATTGGCGCCAGCCGATCGCGCAGCTCGAAACATTGTATCGCGATTATCCCAAGCCCGATCACGGCATCCCCGATTTCAGCGTCCGGCTGTTCGCGGCGCGGCCGTGGCGGCGCTTCGTGCGTCCGGCGGTGATGATCGGCGGCGACTATACCATCCCCGATGCGGCGCCGTTGCCGCTGTCGCTGGGGTTGCTCGCCGCCGAAATGGGGATGAACCTGCAGATGGCGCTGGCGCAGCGACGCTACCTGCTGCTCCACGCCTCGTGCGTCGAGCGCGATGGCCGCGCGGTGCTGATGACGGGGATTTCGGGCGCGGGCAAATCGACGCTGGCGGCGCTGCTGATGGCGCGCGGCTGGCGGCTGATGGGCGACGAATTCGCGCTGGTCGATCCCGAGACCGGGCTGGTCCACGGCTTTCCCCGGCTGGTCAGCCTGAAGAACGAAAGCGTGGCGGTGGTCGAGGCAGCCTTGCCGCGCGCGCGCTTCGGCCCTTTGCAATCGGAAACACCCAAGGGCGATATCCGCCACCTGGTGCCCGATGCCGATTCGATCGCGCGAATGGCCGAGCCTGCGCGCGCCGCCGCGATCCTGTTCCCGCGCTTCGGGTTCGAGGCGGCGCAGCGTTCGGTGCTGCCGAGCGAGACCTTCGTCCGGCTGACCCAGGCATCGACCAACTATGTCGCGATGGGCGAGCGCGGATTCGATGCGCTGACCGCGCTGGTGCGCGGTGTTCCGGCGGTCGGGATCGACTATCCCGATGCTGCGACCGCGGTCGCGCAGGTCGAAGCGGTGGCGGCATGA
- a CDS encoding nucleotidyltransferase family protein, protein MSALLLVEALRDPSSVTALDADGWTALIGAARAEQMIGTLAYRLHGLPMPDAAARILADARLSADQGRIAALWEAEMARRALAPLGVPVVLLKGTAFVAAGLSAGVGRSIGDLDILVPRDSIDAVEAALLRAGWEWVKPDPYDDAYYRKWMHELPPLIHRERDRMIDVHHTILPLTARVRPDAAGLIADSIEIGNGLSMLSREDVLVHAAAHLFADGDLAGGLRNLWDIHCLLDEFDAPGFRDALIARAAHHGLAREMARAVRLADALYSATPALGASGLGFADRLYRRRLLGRDGWGVQRRKLSEFAFYLRGHYLRMPPTMLARHLWTKWRKGYRPPG, encoded by the coding sequence ATGAGCGCGCTGCTGCTGGTCGAGGCGCTGCGCGATCCATCGAGCGTCACCGCGCTCGACGCCGACGGCTGGACCGCGCTGATCGGTGCGGCGCGCGCCGAGCAGATGATCGGCACGCTCGCCTATCGGTTGCACGGTCTGCCGATGCCCGATGCGGCGGCGCGGATCCTCGCCGATGCGCGATTGTCGGCCGATCAGGGGCGGATTGCCGCGTTGTGGGAGGCCGAGATGGCCCGCCGCGCGCTGGCGCCCCTCGGGGTGCCGGTGGTGTTGCTCAAGGGCACCGCCTTCGTCGCGGCGGGCCTGTCGGCAGGCGTTGGCCGCTCGATCGGCGATCTCGACATTCTCGTGCCGCGCGACTCGATCGACGCGGTCGAGGCGGCACTGCTGCGCGCGGGCTGGGAATGGGTGAAGCCCGATCCCTATGACGACGCCTATTACCGCAAATGGATGCACGAGCTCCCGCCGCTGATCCACCGCGAGCGCGACCGGATGATCGACGTCCACCACACGATCCTGCCGCTCACCGCGCGGGTGCGGCCCGATGCCGCGGGGCTGATCGCCGACAGCATCGAGATCGGCAACGGGCTGTCGATGCTCAGCCGCGAGGATGTGCTGGTCCACGCCGCCGCGCATCTGTTCGCCGATGGCGATCTGGCGGGCGGCCTGCGCAACCTGTGGGATATCCATTGCCTGCTCGATGAATTCGACGCGCCCGGGTTCCGCGATGCGCTGATCGCGCGCGCCGCGCACCATGGGCTCGCGCGCGAAATGGCCAGGGCGGTGCGGCTAGCCGATGCGCTATACTCTGCGACTCCCGCCCTGGGAGCCAGCGGGTTGGGTTTCGCCGACCGCCTCTACCGCCGCCGCCTACTGGGCCGCGACGGCTGGGGCGTCCAGCGGCGCAAGCTCAGCGAATTCGCCTTCTACCTGCGCGGCCATTATCTGCGGATGCCCCCCACAATGCTCGCGCGCCATTTGTGGACCAAATGGCGCAAGGGCTATCGCCCGCCCGGCTGA
- a CDS encoding HAD-IA family hydrolase: MTGFPFDIVGFDLDGTLLDTSGDLAAAVNHVLALNDRAPLAVEAVKPMVGLGARHMLKQGLAASGGFDEAMLDIGYPLLLEHYAANISAHTVPFPGLLDTLDVLQASGVTLAIVTNKFEHMAVKLIGELGLSERFACIIGGDTMGKGNAKPSPLPIHEMIRRTGGGRAAFVGDSIFDIDAAKAAGIPSIAVSFGFLWQPVEELEADAVIDHFDELVSALHRLA, from the coding sequence ATGACCGGATTTCCTTTCGATATCGTGGGCTTCGACCTCGACGGCACCCTGCTCGACACCAGCGGCGATCTCGCGGCGGCGGTGAACCATGTGCTGGCGCTCAACGACCGCGCGCCGCTGGCGGTCGAAGCGGTGAAGCCGATGGTCGGGCTGGGCGCGCGGCACATGCTCAAGCAGGGGCTGGCGGCGTCGGGCGGGTTCGACGAGGCGATGCTCGATATCGGCTATCCGCTGCTGCTCGAACATTATGCCGCCAATATCTCGGCGCACACCGTCCCCTTCCCCGGCCTGCTCGATACGCTCGACGTGCTGCAGGCGAGCGGCGTCACGCTCGCGATCGTCACCAACAAGTTCGAGCATATGGCGGTGAAGCTGATCGGCGAACTCGGCCTTTCGGAGCGTTTCGCCTGCATCATCGGCGGCGACACGATGGGCAAGGGCAACGCCAAGCCTTCGCCTTTGCCGATCCACGAGATGATCCGCCGCACAGGCGGCGGGCGCGCCGCGTTCGTCGGCGATTCGATCTTCGACATCGACGCGGCGAAGGCAGCGGGCATTCCCTCGATCGCGGTCAGCTTCGGCTTTCTGTGGCAACCCGTCGAGGAATTGGAGGCCGACGCGGTGATCGATCATTTCGACGAGCTGGTCTCGGCGCTGCACCGCTTGGCTTAG